A region of Thermodesulfobacteriota bacterium DNA encodes the following proteins:
- a CDS encoding prepilin-type N-terminal cleavage/methylation domain-containing protein, with protein sequence MTRPSAGGTGFTLIELLIVIMIIGILASLATYGYRHMVNKARMTQAQVALKHLHKTEETYFSEMERYTANLSILGFDPLKYDYYDLSVTLDNTGLDFLGLATGIRQMTGDWWTITKAGVPIQSDNSVFR encoded by the coding sequence ATGACCCGTCCTTCGGCCGGCGGCACAGGATTTACCCTCATCGAGCTCCTGATCGTCATCATGATCATCGGAATCCTTGCTTCCCTCGCCACCTACGGATACCGGCATATGGTGAACAAGGCCCGCATGACGCAGGCGCAGGTCGCCCTGAAGCACCTGCACAAGACCGAGGAGACGTACTTCAGCGAGATGGAAAGGTACACGGCGAACCTGTCTATCCTGGGTTTCGACCCGCTGAAGTACGATTACTACGATTTGTCGGTGACCTTGGACAACACTGGGCTGGATTTCCTGGGGTTGGCGACGGGGATCCGCCAGATGACGGGAGACTGGTGGACCATCACCAAGGCGGGAGTGCCCATCCAGTCCGACAATTCCGTGTTCAGATGA
- a CDS encoding ATP-binding protein, whose protein sequence is MTPESIGASRRGAGFRKPLSIRAGVLIQLALVATASLALLAVFSLKVIEVALERRHVEAGISLAEAVRRAAEKDVVFSGPVSPYIREIVLLPEGPADGRPVVAPVGEKAFPLLPIYPTMDVTLPIDPPPAPAGGGVAAPRGIRVRFHSPGIAGEVRTLVNITVLLAGIDVAILVLFGGFLLNRSVVAPIRRLAAATERIAAGDYETRAEGIEGNEVGQLASSFNLMVDGILEAQERLRRSGQEIARSEKLATVGRLAAGVAHEVGSPLMAIRAYGEHLLRNRPGREESEECLKKVIEETRKIERIVQGLLSVASPGGGREGATDVNAVVRRTIEMVSFRDIFREVEVRLELGEVPQAAILEDRFRQVLLNLVLNAVDAMAGKGTLTVRTWTMERWNPVAGRTLHRRSTDPPGMDATPLRSGGDGTGRGVAVSVTDTGGGIPAADFPLVFDPFFTTKEPGKGTGLGLSVSKTIVDGAGGEIQVESEAGKGTTFLVVLPPARKEGEPGNG, encoded by the coding sequence GTGACTCCCGAGTCAATCGGAGCTTCCCGCCGGGGGGCCGGTTTCCGGAAACCGCTGTCGATCCGTGCCGGCGTGTTGATCCAGCTCGCGCTGGTGGCCACGGCTTCGCTCGCGCTGCTCGCCGTCTTCTCCCTGAAGGTCATCGAGGTCGCCCTGGAGCGGCGGCACGTGGAGGCGGGGATTTCGCTTGCCGAGGCGGTCCGGCGCGCGGCGGAAAAAGACGTTGTCTTTTCCGGTCCCGTTTCTCCGTACATCCGCGAGATCGTCCTGCTTCCGGAAGGCCCGGCGGACGGCCGCCCCGTCGTGGCTCCCGTCGGAGAGAAGGCCTTCCCCCTGCTGCCGATCTATCCCACGATGGACGTGACGCTGCCGATCGATCCTCCTCCGGCTCCGGCGGGGGGCGGCGTCGCGGCGCCGCGCGGGATCCGCGTTCGATTCCACTCGCCGGGGATCGCCGGCGAGGTACGGACTCTCGTGAACATCACCGTTCTCCTGGCGGGGATCGACGTTGCGATCCTGGTTCTTTTCGGCGGGTTCCTCCTGAACCGCTCCGTCGTCGCGCCGATCCGGCGCCTCGCGGCGGCTACGGAACGGATCGCCGCGGGGGATTACGAGACCCGCGCCGAGGGGATCGAGGGGAACGAGGTGGGCCAGCTCGCCTCCTCCTTCAACCTGATGGTCGACGGGATCCTCGAGGCGCAGGAGCGGCTGCGCCGCTCCGGGCAGGAGATCGCCCGCTCCGAGAAGCTGGCCACCGTCGGCCGCCTGGCCGCCGGAGTCGCGCATGAGGTGGGCAGCCCGTTGATGGCGATCCGGGCCTACGGCGAGCATCTCCTGCGGAACCGGCCGGGACGGGAGGAATCCGAGGAGTGCCTGAAGAAGGTGATCGAGGAGACGCGCAAGATCGAACGGATCGTGCAGGGGCTTCTCTCCGTCGCTTCCCCCGGCGGGGGACGGGAAGGCGCCACGGACGTCAACGCCGTGGTCCGGAGGACGATCGAGATGGTCTCCTTCCGGGACATCTTCCGCGAGGTGGAGGTCCGGCTCGAGCTGGGAGAAGTCCCGCAGGCCGCGATCCTGGAGGACCGGTTCCGGCAGGTGCTCCTGAACCTCGTGCTCAACGCGGTCGACGCGATGGCCGGGAAGGGAACGCTGACCGTGCGAACCTGGACCATGGAGCGCTGGAATCCTGTCGCCGGGAGAACGCTGCACCGGAGATCGACCGATCCGCCGGGGATGGACGCCACGCCCCTGCGGAGCGGGGGCGACGGGACCGGGCGCGGCGTGGCGGTATCCGTCACGGACACGGGGGGGGGGATCCCGGCGGCGGACTTCCCGCTGGTCTTCGATCCGTTCTTCACCACAAAGGAACCCGGCAAG